One segment of Desmodus rotundus isolate HL8 chromosome 6, HLdesRot8A.1, whole genome shotgun sequence DNA contains the following:
- the EN2 gene encoding homeobox protein engrailed-2, with amino-acid sequence MEENDPKPSEAAAAAAAVDGPRQPESSPSGGSGDADTGHRRNLMLPAVLQAPGNHQHPHRITNFFIDNILRPEFGRRKDAGTCCAGAGGGRGGGSEGSAGGAEGGGGSGGAEQLLGSGREPRQSAPCAQSAGGPLPGGGGDSPSEGEGGSKALSLHSGAKKCGDPGGPLDGALKARSLGSGDLSLSSDSDSSQASANLGAQPMLWPAWVYCTRYSDRPSSGPRSRKPKKKNPNKEDKRPRTAFTAEQLQRLKAEFQTNRYLTEQRRQSLAQELSLNESQIKIWFQNKRAKIKKATGNKNTLAVHLMAQGLYNHSTAAKEGKSDSE; translated from the exons ATGGAGGAGAATGACCCCAAGCCCAGCgaggcggcggcagcagcggcggcggtgGACGGGCCGCGGCAGCCGGAATCCAGCCCCAGCGGCGGATCCGGCGACGCCGACACTGGCCACCGGCGGAATCTGATGCTGCCCGCGGTTCTGCAGGCGCCGGGCAACCACCAGCACCCTCATCGCATCACCAACTTCTTCATCGACAACATCCTGCGGCCAGAGTTCGGCCGGAGAAAGGACGCGGGGACGTGCTGTGCGGGCgcgggaggaggaagaggtggcgGCAGCGAAGGCAGCGCGGGCGGTGCAGAGGGAGGCGGCGGCTCGGGAGGCGCCGAGCAGCTCCTGGGGTCCGGTCGGGAGCCCCGGCAGAGCGCGCCCTGTGCGCAGAGTGCGGGCGGGCCGCTgccgggcggcggcggcgactCTCCGAGCGAAGGAGAAGGCGGCTCCAAGGCGCTCTCGCTGCACAGCGGCGCCAAGAAATGCGGCGACCCCGGCGGCCCCCTGGACGGGGCGCTCAAGGCCCGCAGCTTGGGCAGCGGCGACCTGTCGTTGAGCTCGGATTCGGACAGCTCGCAGGCCAGCGCCAACCTGGGCGCGCAGCCCATGCTCTGGCCGGCCTGGGTCTACTGCACGCGCTACTCGGATCGGCCTTCTTCAG gccccaggtcccgcAAACCAAAGAAGAAGAACCCCAACAAAGAGGACAAGCGGCCGCGCACGGCCTTCACCGCGGAGCAACTGCAGAGGCTCAAGGCCGAGTTCCAGACCAACAGGTACCTGACAGAGCAGCGGCGCCAGAGCCTGGCGCAGGAGCTCAGCCTCAACGAGTCGCAGATCAAGATCTGGTTCCAGAACAAGCGCGCCAAGATCAAGAAGGCCACGGGCAACAAGAACACGCTGGCGGTGCACCTCATGGCGCAGGGCCTGTACAATCACTCCACCGCCGCCAAGGAGGGCAAGTCGGACAGCGAGTAG